A window of Bombina bombina isolate aBomBom1 chromosome 5, aBomBom1.pri, whole genome shotgun sequence genomic DNA:
ctcaacttgatattacaagtccaagtAATATCACATTTACCAGAAAAGGTTTAGAGCGTCAGACATCACTCTAACGCACTATTACTTTCAATGAATATCACAAATAAACTAAAGAGCACTGATATTACaaaatagcactagaagaattagtgcaacctgagacctgaagtaaagcttaagggttaaaacatttttttcacaaaacacatgtaaagcattttaaaataaagtattacattcacatatacaccttttaattaaaaaaatataattttaatattgagaaACAGATTTTAAAAGTGTAAAAAATTGATATGGTattggcaaggtgtttgactgggaaggactccaatgtgtgtgtgtgtgtgtgtgtgtgtatatatatatatatatatatatatgtgtgtgtatatatatatatatatatatatgtgtgtgtgtgtgtgtgtatatatatatatgtgtgtgtgtgtgtgtgtgtgtgtgtgtgtgtatatatatatatatatatatatatatatatatatgtgtgtgtatatatatatatatatatatatatatatatatgtgtgtgtatatatatatatatatatatatatgtgtgtgtgtgtgtgtgtgtgtgtgtgtgtgtgtgtatatatatatatatatatatatatatatatatatatatgtgtgtatatatatatatgtgtgtgtatatatatatatatgtgtgtgtgtgtgcctcatacatacatatatatatgtgtgtgtatatatatatatatatatatatatatatatatatatgtgtgtgtgtgtgtgtgtatatatatatatgtgtgtgtgtgtgtgtgtgtgtatatatatatatatatatatgtgtgtgtatatatatatatatatatatatatatatatatgtgtgtgtatatatatatatgtgtgtgtgtgtgtgtgtgtgtgtatatatatatatatatatatatatatatatatatatgtgtgtgtatatatatatatatatatatatatgtgtgtgtatatatatatatatgtgtgtgtgtgtgtgtgtgtgtgtatatatatatatatatatatatatatatatatgtgtatatatatatatatatatatatatatatatatgtgtgtgtgtatatatatatatatgtgtgtgtgtgtgcctcatacatacatacataaatacacacacttataaacacacatatatacatgtatacaaatatatagccatattatatatatatattttactaaaaattaTACAGAGATATATAGAATGGAAAAGGTTTTCTTTAGCTCACCCAATAGAAGTCTATGGTGATAGGGAGCTAGCACGGTTGCAATATCCgaaatcctgaagttagcacaccttAGTCTTTCACtcatgtgctaactttttacttttatcttgtaataccagtggtaatccGACAGTGCTAATTTTTTAACCTTGatcgcaattagcgctcaaaagCCATAAAGAAAAATtgagtaccacttgtaatctggccggaTATGTATAAAGTATATGGTATAATTTTTTGATTCAaggaataagaataaaaaaaaatacttaaccaATTGATGGCcaaaataacaaactgctataCAATGTATGGTATTTAACACAGGCAGTGTTGGTTGTGCATGGCAGTATTACTTAACTTTTCATTCAGCGTGTTATATTTACCAACTGAGGCAGAAAACTTGTCCAAGACTACGAATACAAtggcaaaaataaacaaacacaagcAGTTCATAAAACTATTAAAAACGCTTCTGGTTAACAATTATACAGTACACTCATTTGTTTCAGATTCtcctaaaaattgtatataatttaattaaagtCATATTAGAGAGATTTGCAATGCTTTGCAATCTAATCCTAGAGCATAAATCTAGTTAAAAAAAGATCAAATGCATCAATGATTTCattttactgcaacaactattacTAAGTTTCAAACACAGCACTTGGTTCAGCTTCTGAATACAACATTTCAGCTAAGTGTCtatttttaaatgcttataaattAAATGGTAAATAATGAAAATCCAGTGGAACAGTGCAGAACACGGTGTAAAGAACTCATAGCTTTAGTGGAAAATCATGGCATTCCAAGGCATCCATACTATGCATGCCTATAAACTCTCTGAAACACATGATTTACAAAGCAAAGCCATCTACAAAAAGTAACTGTTCTTTTGATCTGATCACCAGTTAAATGTGCATGTATTCTAAATGATTAAGAATGTCAATATTATTTTCTACGTTCCTCACTTGAGGTTTACTTGGAAAGTTTTCTAACAAGGATTATGAACATTTTTATAGCTCTGCTCCTGATTTGAGAGGACCACATCAGGGGCTATATAGATGCAAATATGTGTGATATACAAGCAGTGGAATGTGAATtaatatgtgttaaaaaaaaagcagtatataaatgtattaaagatGTACATTGCATAATATTTTTAAGGAACATTTTATTACAAAGAATTCTGAGGGTTTTTGGCCCTAGCCAAGCACATTATTTTGCAATCAGCTTTACAATATACCTTTTTATATTCAAGATTTTTATTTAGGTGATTATCACTGCACCAGGATACCTGCCAATCTGGTGCATGCAGCGCATAAACATTAAAGTCACTGATTGGCAAGATGAGCATAAAAGCAGTACaattataatacacacacatatatatatatatatatatatatatatatatatatatatatatatatatgtgtgtgtgtgtgtgtgtgtggtgtgtgtgtgtgtgtgtttcgtaATTAAcagatggctgttacatgataggaGGGGAGAGAAAATTGGAACTTGAATTAAATTTGAAATctaccagaaaatattctactgctcatttcaaattcacagTAAGAGTTATagcattgttttttttctattgtgcagttatcaaatattcaatttgactgtatttagtggtcctttaacatagCTTGTCTTGCAAAATTGCTTACAAAAATATGCTAGGACTTGGTActagtaatatccctttaaaagttaaGATAATGatgcagtaattatttttttatatttactattatttttattattcactaAGCATCTGGCTTGAGTGCTAGAAATACAGTTCAAACTttgttatgtatataaaatattgcaacaaatattgcacattgtaTTGAATCTATGTCACTAAATGATGCATTCTTAAATGCTGAGGTAAAGATTTGACATAATATTATCTTTTTTAATAGCTAAGCTCCAAAATACAGCAGCAAACTAAAATGAACTATTTATATATGGAGACACATCAATTGTCCATAGAGCAAATGCAAAAATGGGTAAGTAAACACTGTTATCACCCAAAACCCTCTAGACCAGAGTTGAAAACCCCTATGGAAAATTGCCATGGTGCCACTCAATACAAAATGACTGGCACTGTGGCCCTTCTGCCATACAGCTTACTTAAATTGACTGGACAGGGTACTGTGATTTACCCCCCTATAATGTgctcccaattatcaattttagcTAGTGTAGTATATTAAATCATTTACCAACGGCTTTCATTACCttaattttgttatttgaaatagctgattttgcctgtcaTATCCCTACATATACTGTGGTtatagaaaatatatgtaaacaagaaggtttatagttaattacactcccagtgtgaggtGAGAGAGATAATATATTCAATGTATGTTGTTCTTTCTAAATATTGGTCTCATTGAATTTAGCGAGAGAAGCTAAATAGGATTTTGTGTAAATACAGAGAGATAGGCTAATGCTGCCTTCTCTCCCTGGAAGTTCagcccatttgattaggttgtggcttcaattaGAAGAGACAGATATTTTATATGCTtaaatatacctaaaggagcaaGTTCCCATACATTttcaactctgcagctggtataacaaagacaataagaggaaaccaattttacagtaaactgtccatttaatagATCATTTGTTTGCTTATGAAAATACGTTATATAACCGCATTAaagcttttaatatttatatataaaggatttaatttaaaaaataactttaaagggaGAATATGCTTTAATATTGTATCTGtttagttttaaaaataattatgcACTTTCTGTTagttttactttaaatttaaacagattttacggaacaatttttcattaaaaaaaaaacaacattctacTTGTTTTACACATGACAAAAAGAAAAATGAGTATGATGtccttttaatgcatttttttttgtcccatttattttttaacaagtacCACAGGAACTCCATAAAACATTTGTAGAAAACTGTTAACAATTTGGGCAAACACATCCAAAAAGTTTCATAACCCCTGTACTAGACTTGATTTAGCTATATACGAAGGTATCTATAGCTATGTGACACAATTTTGCTACTTTAGCtgggatcccccccccccctgttttttgaCAAATGAGTAAACCATATTCTATTCCCCATTtgcccccctgtatcatatgacagacatcagccaatcacagactaatatacatataccctgtgaacttgtgcacatgctcagtatgagctggtccctcagaaagtgtgtatataaaaagaatgtgcacaatttgttaatagaagtaaattagaaagtttaattttgattttagtgtccctttaaacttataggAAAATGTTTACTTCTTTATTGAGAAAAGGTCCTGGTCTAATGGAAAAAGGATCAATATAAATCCATATTTAGACATCATGCGAAAGCATTCAGCATTTCAGGGTCTAATCTCAGTTCATTGGTACTTGTCTAACACTGAAATACTCAGTGTTAGGTGATAGCCCCCCTTAAGCTCTTAACTCTATCATTGCTGATATTTGTGAaggatacattaaagggatataaaaccccaaacgtttctttcatgattcagatagaacatgcaattttcaaaaaacgttctaatttacttttgatgaaaagcagggatgtttgcttagagcactatatggcaacagttttgcaagattgcTATCCATTAttcagagcactagatggcagcactatgtcctgccatgtagtgttccagatgcctacctaggtatctctttaacacaaaataccatgggaactaagcaaatttgataatagaattaaattgtatacttttttttaatttgtatgctctatctgaatcacaaaagaaccttTTTAGGGCTTCATATCACTTTAATAAACTGTATATCTTAAACATCTAATAATTTGCTCAGAAATGTCTCTGAATAAAGGAAAGTATTTCTTAGTACAAACACCTTACTATACCATAGTAGAAACCTTACACAATGACACTAcaaaccaataaataaataaattggttaATTAACATTTcagattacaatatatatatataattaaaatatcccTCAGTAAGATAAATTAATGAAACAAGTGTTTTAAGTAGAGTtggttaaatatttaatttttcctttattttataatacattttttgtactttagtaaataTGCAACTAATTGAAAATggatagtttttattaaaaaaaaaaatctgttgtgaAGAATAGAAGAGTTTAAAGTGTTTGCAGGTGTACTGCAAATTTAACCGCAAAATGTTCTAATTTCCTCACTTTTAGAGAAATAGTTtacaaaacaaagttatatttctGCCTTTGAGACTGTAATGAGTAAGGCATGTATGTGTCAGTATAGTAAGGAACAGATTACAGAGagggaaaaaaacataaactaTGAACTGGAGCAAAAGCAAATTAAAGTTATCTGACTGGTgtgtagcgagagagagagggacaaGTAAAGCAAATCCCAGCATGAAACCTACTCATCCCCACTAAACCGATTAGCCAGTCTAACGATAAGGAGCGTGGAATGCTTTCTTAAGAGACACAAATCTATACGGATTAACCTCTTGGTTGCCAGAGTAGGCAGCAACAGGCTGCTTTTACAATATATACGCTCTCATTATTGCAGAGTGGGGTCACGTGTCATACTTTCAGTGCATATTAATCTGTTGTATAACTGGGGAAGGGATCAAACCAAATTATTGAGATCAATTCATttatcatttaaaaacaaaaaacaaaaaaaaaactctaaagtcACTTACCTATTGGTCGCTTACTGCTCGGCTTTGTCACAAAAGTTGTTCTCTCCCTAGAGGAAAGTCTTTGGTTGTTTTGGTCCGCAGAGTACTCAGCCCCCTCGGTGTGCCGCCTAGAAATGACTTTTTCTCTGTTATTATTACTGTCCCCAATAGCTCGAACAATGACGTCTAGGAGAGTTGCCCTTTCCTTCTCTCGCACTTCTCTGTTACCGTGAGCTGAAGATGTTATCAGCAATAATGAGATGGCCAGCAGAGCGTGCCATTTCCTTTCCCCTTGCATCTCTCCCTCTGTGATCCTGGGGAAGAGAGATGGAGGAAGAGAACTGTTACTCTCGCTAGCTTCTGCTCACGAACATCCTGAGGTTTCTCATTGTGGTCTTGCTTAGGATCTGTATCCCTAGTCAAAGTTGCAAATcaatcaaagaagaaaaaaaagtggatgatgcacacaaaatatatatataaaaaaatattagtgaaaaaaaATTCTCAGGAATAAAAAGATCCTGCAGCTAAGTTAAAATAGTGCTTATAGCAAATTACAAAATGTTACCATCAAACCATCAGCACTCCCTTCTCATCCCtttctgcaactgttatactccaTCTAACTAACAAGCACTCCTCCCTGGGTACGTTATTCTCAGCCTCTCATAATATGGCAAATGCTGTCCTCTGACTGCCCAGACTCTCCTCCCTCAAAGCTGATTCTCATTCCACATCTTCCAGATCCCTTCAGGGTACATTAATAGCCACTGATTTTAAAAGGTATTAACAAAGTAGCAGAGATAATACAATCCTAGCTTTATTTGGGATTTACTCAGCTATCTTTTCATTATCACCAGTGGTACTTCCTCACTCTGCTTTACAGCTATGTAATTAACAACAATTCAATACACAAATAGGCTAAGTGCAACTGTGGAGtacatatgttttaaaataaaaatatacctatgATGCAAATACAAAAAATTATAGCAGTAACTTAAAATGCATATTTTGTAATATAGATGTTTACTTGTAATATTTTATCCATTGATATAGGCAAACACATTCTGATGTAAAAGTTTTCAACTGCAATGTGATTAGATGCAAGCAGCTAAGTTTTACTAACATTGTTTCTTAATTACAGTAAGTACCAGTATATTCATACAGGTGCAGCACAATAGTACATATATGTTGTGCTTTGTCTAGAATAATAAAAATCTacattaacattttaaaactactccCTTCCCACATCCTGGAATCTGTCTGTTACCCAGATGTTTAGTAAACTTACCCCCTGGTGCGATGGCTTTTTTCTCAGTTCAGTTAAAATATTGTTTGCTGTGGCCTTATGCAGAGCCAAGAAAAAAAATAACTCTCATTTGAGGTTTATACACctgtaaatatctatatttatatgttcCCTATGTGATTGTTCAGTCAAGCTATTGACTTTAAGTGGGTGGCAGGTAATGAAAACATCTTTGATAATTCATTCTCAGAGTTGCCCTAGCTATTCCGGTCATATAGTGTAAccctcccctttttttcccctgtggATCTCAGTtgagagtcatttattaaaatgaCTCAGATATATTTGTGAATTAGATGCTCCCTCTAGACCAAGAAATGTCTGTTAATAAAACTGCCAACgttataaaaaaactaatacttaTGGGGATGATATTTAgatggaaaaaaaatggaaaaaaattaatTCACTAAAAGAGTTTGAAAAGAATGCTAAAAGTTTACAACAGCTATTTATTAAATTTCTCATGACGTTGGATATGATGTAACATGTACAAAACCTACtgaaacaaaatatattttgaacaaaatcaAACCCATACTATttcctttatattattattaacaacagAAACAATTGAAGATTATTTAAAGGCCttttaaatatggaaaaaaactATTGTAGAACTACTACAATATTCTTTAACTACAATGTGGCAGGATTTTAAATAGAATAAAACATTGCTTTTTATAATACATGCCTAGCTTAGAGGTGTGCAAGACACATCAGGAGGCTATAGTCATAATATCTGTTTAAACTGTTCTCTAATGGAATTcaattaaatatactgtatatatatcatataataataaaaaactatattCCCACAGACCAAAGAAAAGGTGGAAACTCTCCCaatcatattatttaatttaaaaggacagtaaagtcataatttaaCATAAAGAGATAGTCTACtcgagaatttttattgtttaaaaaaatagataatccctttattacccatttcccagttttgcataaccaacatttatattattagactttttacctctgtgattaccttctatcaaagcctctgcagactgccccttatatcagttcttttgagagacttccattttagccaatcagtgatgacacataaataactccacaggagtgagcgcaatgttacctatatggcatacatgaactagctctgtctagctgtaaaacaactgttaaaatgcactgagataagaggtggccttcaagggcttagaaattagcatatgagtctacctaggtttagctttcaacaaagaataccaagaaaacaaagcaaatttaatggtaaaagtaaattggaaagttgtttaaaatcgtatgccctatctgaatcatgaaaatttaattttgactagactgtccctttacatggaTTAAATAGAGCACACATGTTTAAACATCTTAATAATTTACTttagttatcaattttgcttagctctcttggtatccctttttaaAGAGGTGAGCTACAGAGCATGCTTTTGTCttgagccatctggcagcagtgtttatagccttctatagacacatgcacact
This region includes:
- the ALKAL1 gene encoding ALK and LTK ligand 1 isoform X1 translates to MQGERKWHALLAISLLLITSSAHGNREVREKERATLLDVIVRAIGDSNNNREKVISRRHTEGAEYSADQNNQRLSSRERTTFVTKPSSKRPIEIFSRDPNLKDKFIQHFTAGPVTFSAECNKHFHRLYHNTRECSTPIYYKRCARLLTRLAMSPLCSQS
- the ALKAL1 gene encoding ALK and LTK ligand 1 isoform X2, which codes for MQGERKWHALLAISLLLITSSAHGNREVREKERATLLDVIVRAIGDSNNNREKVISRRHTEGAEYSADQNNQRLSSRERTTFVTKPSSKRPIEIFSRDPNLKDKFIQHFTGPVTFSAECNKHFHRLYHNTRECSTPIYYKRCARLLTRLAMSPLCSQS